One window from the genome of Fulvivirga lutea encodes:
- the fabG gene encoding 3-oxoacyl-[acyl-carrier-protein] reductase: MKLLEGKTALITGASKGIGRSIAQKFAEQGANVAFTYLSSVEKGQALEQELASAGIKAKGYRSDASDFNAAQELIDNVVADFGSLDILVNNAGITKDNLLLRLNEADWDDVININLKSCFNTVKAATKTMMKQRGGSIINMTSVVGLKGNAGQANYAASKAGILGFTKSVALELGSRGIRSNAIAPGFIETEMTEVLDEKTVQGWRDAIPLKRGGSPEDVANACVFLGSDMSAYITGQTIQVDGGMLT, encoded by the coding sequence ATGAAATTACTAGAAGGAAAAACTGCCCTGATTACTGGTGCATCAAAAGGAATAGGAAGATCTATCGCACAAAAATTTGCTGAACAAGGAGCAAATGTAGCGTTCACATATTTATCAAGCGTAGAAAAAGGTCAGGCTTTAGAGCAAGAGCTTGCTTCTGCTGGTATTAAAGCTAAAGGGTATAGAAGTGATGCTTCTGACTTTAATGCTGCACAAGAATTAATTGATAATGTAGTTGCTGACTTTGGTTCTTTAGATATTTTGGTGAACAATGCAGGTATCACTAAAGACAATCTTTTACTAAGATTAAATGAAGCTGACTGGGATGATGTAATCAACATCAACTTAAAATCTTGTTTCAACACCGTGAAAGCGGCTACCAAAACCATGATGAAGCAAAGAGGTGGTTCTATCATCAACATGACTTCAGTAGTAGGCCTGAAAGGTAATGCCGGTCAGGCAAATTACGCGGCTTCTAAAGCTGGTATTTTAGGCTTTACTAAGTCAGTGGCGTTAGAATTAGGTTCTCGAGGTATTCGTTCAAATGCCATCGCTCCTGGTTTTATTGAAACTGAAATGACAGAAGTATTGGATGAGAAAACTGTTCAAGGCTGGAGAGATGCTATTCCATTAAAAAGAGGTGGTAGCCCAGAAGATGTTGCTAATGCGTGTGTTTTCTTAGGTTCTGACATGTCTGCTTACATCACCGGCCAAACTATTCAGGTTGATGGTGGCATGTTGACTTAA